In the Sulfitobacter pacificus genome, one interval contains:
- a CDS encoding NADH-quinone oxidoreductase subunit D, whose translation MDGDIRVNTYDDGSTDAVTGEQRIRNFNINFGPQHPAAHGVLRLVLELDGEIVERCDPHIGLLHRGTEKLMESRTYLQNLPYFDRLDYVAPMNQEHAWCLAIEKLTDTVVPRRASLIRVLFCEIGRVLNHLLNVTTQALDVGALTPPLWGFEEREQLMVFYERVCGARLHAAYFRPGGVHQDLPAGLLDDIQAWSEQFMTKFMVDIDELLTENRIFKQRNVDIGIVTEDDILNYGFSGVMVRGSGLAWDLRRSQPYECYDEFEFEIPVGKNGDCFDRYLCRMEEMRQSVHIIQQAIVKLNAPEGQGDVLARGKITPPSRTAMKTDMESLIHHFKLYTEGFHVPEGEVYCAVEAPKGEFGVYLVADGSNKPYRCKIRAPGFLHLQAMDHVSKGHQLADVAAIIGTMDVVFGEIDR comes from the coding sequence ATGGACGGCGATATTCGCGTGAACACCTATGATGACGGTTCGACAGATGCCGTCACGGGTGAACAGAGGATCCGTAACTTCAACATCAACTTTGGCCCGCAGCACCCTGCGGCCCACGGTGTTCTGCGTCTGGTGCTTGAGCTGGACGGCGAGATCGTAGAGCGTTGCGACCCGCATATCGGTCTGCTGCACCGTGGCACTGAAAAGCTGATGGAGAGCCGGACGTACCTGCAAAACCTGCCGTACTTCGACCGGCTGGATTATGTGGCCCCGATGAATCAGGAACATGCCTGGTGCTTGGCGATCGAGAAACTGACCGACACGGTTGTACCGCGTCGTGCCAGCCTGATCCGCGTGTTGTTCTGTGAAATCGGTCGTGTTCTCAACCACTTGCTGAACGTCACGACGCAGGCGCTGGACGTGGGCGCACTGACCCCGCCGCTTTGGGGCTTTGAAGAGCGCGAACAGCTGATGGTCTTCTACGAACGCGTCTGCGGTGCCCGTCTGCACGCGGCCTATTTCCGCCCCGGCGGTGTGCATCAGGATCTGCCAGCCGGTTTGCTGGATGATATTCAGGCATGGTCCGAACAGTTCATGACCAAGTTTATGGTCGATATCGATGAGTTGCTGACCGAAAACCGGATTTTCAAACAGCGCAATGTTGATATTGGCATTGTCACTGAAGATGACATTCTGAACTACGGGTTTTCCGGTGTGATGGTGCGCGGCTCCGGCCTTGCCTGGGATTTGCGCCGCTCGCAGCCCTATGAATGTTACGACGAATTCGAGTTCGAAATTCCGGTTGGCAAGAACGGCGACTGCTTTGATCGCTATCTCTGCCGTATGGAAGAGATGCGCCAGTCGGTGCATATCATTCAGCAGGCCATCGTGAAGCTGAACGCGCCCGAAGGGCAGGGGGATGTGCTGGCCCGTGGCAAGATCACACCGCCATCACGCACCGCGATGAAGACCGACATGGAAAGCCTGATCCACCACTTCAAGCTTTATACCGAAGGGTTCCACGTGCCCGAGGGTGAAGTCTATTGCGCGGTTGAGGCCCCCAAGGGCGAATTCGGCGTCTACCTCGTGGCGGACGGCAGCAACAAACCTTACCGCTGCAAAATCCGCGCCCCGGGGTTCCTGCATCTGCAAGCGATGGATCACGTGAGCAAAGGCCACCAACTGGCTGATGTTGCTGCGATTATCGGTACGATGGACGTGGTCTTTGGAGAGATTGACAGGTGA
- a CDS encoding acetyl/propionyl/methylcrotonyl-CoA carboxylase subunit alpha: MFDTILIANRGEIACRVMETAQSLGVRCVAVYSDADAQAKHVAMADMAVHIGGSAPAESYLRGDVIIQAALDCGAQAIHPGYGFLSENPDFVEAVEKAGLVFIGPSASAIRAMGLKDAAKALMIEAGVPVVPGYHGADQDDGLLAEEAAKIGYPVLIKAVAGGGGKGMRLVEAAGGFQAALESARSEAKTAFGNTDVLVEKFVAKPRHIEVQVFGDGTKAVHLFERDCSLQRRHQKVIEEAPAPGMTQEMRAAMGDAAVKAAEAIGYAGAGTVEFIVDGSDGLSSDGFFFMEMNTRLQVEHPVTEMITGVDLVEWQLRVAAGEALPKAQEELKIDGHAFEARLYAEDVPAGFLPATGTLTHLQFTPQTRADSGVRAGDTISPFYDPMIAKVIVHGATRDIALAKLRAALSGCQVGGTVTNLAFLGALAGHVGFGKGDVDTGLIARDINSLTQVPAVEARHVALAGMAALGLLDGKAETGFTLWRPLRRAVTLARGEEIHALKVRVLGPDLQIWNVDDVEVRATRRGQGWTLGGQQAADVVLAAGVVTVFDGYGMAFEVVDPLDRASGAQGDGNLIEAPMPGLVRAVDAKVGQVVSKGDRLAVLEAMKMEHSLLAARDGVVAEVLAVVGDQVEAGAALVRLEAEAEVAA, from the coding sequence ATGTTTGATACAATCCTGATTGCGAACCGGGGCGAGATTGCCTGTCGGGTGATGGAGACGGCGCAGAGTCTGGGGGTGCGCTGTGTGGCGGTTTATTCGGACGCGGATGCGCAGGCCAAACATGTGGCGATGGCGGATATGGCGGTCCATATCGGCGGATCAGCCCCGGCAGAGAGTTACCTGCGCGGCGATGTGATTATTCAGGCGGCGCTGGACTGTGGCGCGCAGGCGATCCATCCGGGGTATGGGTTTTTGTCCGAGAACCCCGATTTTGTCGAGGCGGTGGAAAAGGCCGGTCTGGTGTTTATCGGCCCCTCGGCATCGGCGATCCGCGCCATGGGTTTGAAGGACGCAGCCAAGGCCCTGATGATTGAGGCTGGCGTGCCGGTGGTGCCTGGGTATCACGGGGCGGATCAAGATGATGGATTGCTGGCAGAGGAAGCGGCCAAGATCGGGTATCCGGTGTTGATCAAGGCGGTGGCCGGTGGCGGCGGTAAGGGCATGCGGCTGGTCGAGGCGGCTGGCGGCTTTCAGGCGGCACTAGAGTCGGCGAGGTCAGAAGCAAAGACGGCTTTTGGCAATACGGATGTTCTGGTCGAGAAGTTTGTCGCCAAGCCGCGCCATATCGAGGTGCAGGTGTTTGGCGATGGCACCAAGGCGGTGCATTTGTTTGAACGTGACTGTTCCCTGCAGCGGCGTCATCAGAAGGTGATTGAGGAAGCGCCGGCCCCAGGAATGACGCAGGAAATGCGTGCTGCGATGGGCGACGCCGCGGTAAAGGCTGCCGAGGCGATTGGTTATGCTGGGGCGGGCACGGTTGAATTCATCGTTGATGGATCGGACGGTTTATCGTCGGACGGATTTTTTTTCATGGAGATGAACACCCGCCTTCAGGTTGAGCATCCGGTGACAGAGATGATTACCGGTGTTGATCTGGTGGAATGGCAGCTGCGCGTGGCGGCGGGGGAAGCTTTGCCAAAGGCGCAGGAGGAATTGAAGATTGACGGCCATGCCTTTGAGGCGCGGCTCTATGCCGAGGACGTGCCGGCGGGCTTTTTGCCGGCGACGGGGACATTGACGCATTTGCAGTTCACGCCACAGACGCGGGCGGATTCAGGCGTGCGTGCGGGGGATACAATCAGCCCGTTTTATGACCCGATGATCGCCAAGGTGATTGTACACGGGGCGACGCGGGATATCGCGCTGGCCAAGTTGCGTGCGGCCCTGAGCGGCTGTCAGGTTGGTGGTACGGTGACAAATCTGGCGTTTTTAGGGGCGCTTGCGGGTCATGTCGGTTTTGGCAAAGGGGATGTCGACACCGGCCTGATTGCCCGCGACATCAACAGTTTGACCCAAGTTCCTGCGGTCGAGGCGCGGCATGTGGCCTTGGCAGGCATGGCGGCTTTGGGCTTGTTGGACGGGAAGGCGGAAACCGGATTTACCCTGTGGCGGCCCCTGCGCCGGGCGGTGACATTAGCGCGCGGCGAGGAAATCCATGCCCTGAAAGTGCGGGTTCTGGGGCCGGATTTGCAGATCTGGAACGTGGATGATGTCGAGGTGCGTGCCACGCGGCGTGGGCAGGGCTGGACCCTCGGCGGGCAACAGGCCGCAGATGTGGTGCTGGCGGCTGGGGTAGTTACGGTCTTTGATGGCTATGGCATGGCCTTTGAGGTGGTTGATCCGTTGGACCGTGCCTCTGGGGCGCAGGGCGATGGCAACCTGATTGAAGCGCCTATGCCGGGGCTGGTCCGGGCAGTGGATGCCAAGGTCGGACAGGTTGTCAGCAAGGGGGACCGGTTGGCTGTGCTGGAAGCGATGAAGATGGAGCATTCCTTGTTGGCGGCGCGGGACGGTGTCGTGGCTGAGGTTCTGGCGGTTGTCGGTGATCAGGTGGAAGCCGGTGCTGCGCTGGTCCGGCTGGAAGCAGAGGCGGAGGTGGCGGCATGA
- a CDS encoding glutathione S-transferase family protein gives MITLHHCPQTRSMRTLWLLNELEVEFQVRFHAFDQSLREPEYLSLSPAGRVPALEIDGERMFETGAITQYLCERFSPDRMGRSKDSMDRMAWLVWVHFAETLSQHTAALTQQHVALREDSMRSPIVMKLEAARIGKCYDAIEARLSTPVENRDYLLTSGFSAADISVGQAVYMSRYFVKLDRHPAVAEWYERISERPGFQQSLPQGDGIYTQDFYEPWPVV, from the coding sequence ATGATCACCTTGCACCATTGTCCGCAGACCCGTTCGATGCGCACGCTTTGGCTGCTGAATGAGCTGGAGGTGGAATTTCAGGTCAGGTTTCACGCATTTGATCAGTCCTTGCGCGAACCGGAATACCTGAGCCTGTCGCCGGCAGGCCGGGTGCCGGCGTTGGAGATCGACGGGGAGCGGATGTTCGAAACCGGTGCAATCACACAATATCTGTGCGAGCGGTTTTCGCCGGACCGGATGGGACGTTCAAAAGACAGCATGGACCGGATGGCCTGGTTGGTCTGGGTGCATTTTGCTGAAACCCTGAGCCAGCACACGGCGGCGCTAACCCAGCAGCATGTGGCGCTGCGCGAAGACAGTATGCGTTCGCCGATTGTGATGAAACTGGAGGCGGCGCGGATCGGCAAATGTTACGATGCCATTGAGGCGCGGTTGAGTACGCCGGTGGAGAATCGCGACTATTTGCTGACAAGTGGTTTTTCGGCGGCGGATATTTCTGTGGGGCAGGCGGTTTACATGTCGCGCTATTTCGTCAAGCTGGACCGACATCCCGCGGTGGCGGAATGGTATGAGCGTATTTCCGAACGGCCGGGGTTTCAGCAATCCTTGCCGCAAGGGGACGGGATTTATACGCAGGATTTCTATGAACCCTGGCCAGTCGTTTGA
- a CDS encoding NADH-quinone oxidoreductase subunit E: MLRRLHPDQPQAFAFTPANQAWAEAQITKYPEGRQASAIIPLLWRAQEQEGWLTRPAIEHVSEMLGLAYIRGLEVATFYFMFQLQPVGSVAHIQICGTTTCMICGAEDLVAVCREKIADQAHVLSADGKFSWEEVECLGACANAPMAQIGKDYYEDLTADKLRALLDDLSAGKVPTPGPQNGRYAAEPASGLSSLTEFESGKTQYNASVQLAVDIGDTVKRIDGTEVPLLTPWQGKPANAGTKPAAKKATSPKPAAGKPVDKTGVTKQQAVATSKAKPVSKEEPENAVSSGSAKKADKPAAGAGKKPRMMKAPRKSGPDDLKLIKGVGPKLENMLNDMGIFHFDQISKWGAAEVAWADENLKGFKGRVTRDTWVDQAQKLAAGEETAFSAKARTDGRYDGEA, encoded by the coding sequence ATGCTCCGCCGACTACACCCAGACCAACCGCAGGCATTCGCCTTTACCCCCGCCAATCAGGCATGGGCCGAAGCGCAGATCACCAAATATCCAGAGGGCCGTCAGGCCTCGGCGATCATTCCACTGCTCTGGCGCGCACAGGAGCAAGAGGGGTGGTTGACCCGTCCGGCAATTGAACACGTGTCGGAAATGCTGGGGCTGGCCTATATTCGTGGTCTTGAGGTGGCGACCTTCTACTTTATGTTCCAGCTGCAACCGGTTGGTTCTGTTGCGCATATCCAGATTTGCGGCACAACGACCTGCATGATTTGCGGGGCCGAGGATCTTGTGGCGGTCTGCCGTGAGAAAATCGCGGATCAGGCCCATGTGTTGTCAGCGGATGGCAAGTTCTCCTGGGAGGAAGTTGAATGTCTGGGGGCGTGCGCCAATGCGCCCATGGCCCAGATCGGCAAGGATTATTACGAAGATCTGACCGCCGACAAGCTGCGCGCGTTGCTGGACGATTTGTCCGCAGGCAAAGTGCCCACACCCGGCCCGCAGAACGGCCGTTACGCGGCTGAACCAGCCTCGGGCCTGTCCAGCCTCACGGAATTTGAAAGCGGCAAGACACAGTATAATGCATCGGTTCAGCTGGCGGTTGATATTGGCGACACAGTCAAGCGGATTGACGGCACGGAAGTGCCTTTGCTGACGCCATGGCAGGGCAAGCCGGCAAATGCCGGGACCAAACCAGCGGCCAAGAAGGCAACATCGCCAAAACCTGCGGCGGGCAAGCCGGTGGATAAGACCGGCGTGACCAAGCAACAGGCCGTTGCAACCTCGAAAGCAAAACCAGTCTCCAAAGAGGAGCCTGAAAACGCAGTGTCCTCTGGCTCTGCGAAAAAAGCGGATAAGCCAGCGGCGGGTGCGGGCAAAAAGCCCCGTATGATGAAAGCGCCGCGCAAATCGGGGCCGGATGATCTGAAACTCATCAAGGGTGTAGGCCCCAAGCTGGAAAACATGTTAAACGATATGGGCATTTTCCATTTTGACCAAATCTCCAAATGGGGCGCGGCGGAAGTGGCTTGGGCGGATGAGAACCTGAAAGGGTTCAAGGGCCGTGTGACACGGGACACTTGGGTGGATCAGGCGCAGAAACTAGCAGCCGGTGAGGAAACAGCCTTTTCGGCCAAAGCCCGCACGGATGGGCGTTATGACGGCGAGGCGTAA
- a CDS encoding NADH-quinone oxidoreductase subunit C encodes MSDALNELGAYIEAKRPDCVLSWDVTKGELNLNVTLGNIAGLVDFLKGDATCRFSTLVDITAVDYAGRAKRFDVVYHLLSMYQNHRIRLRVAVREKDMVPSLVDVHPSANWFEREIFDMFGILFSGHPDLRRILTDYGFRGFPLRKDFPTTGYTEVRYDEAQKRVVYEPVSLVQEYRQFDFMSPWEGAEYILPGDDKAEGAK; translated from the coding sequence ATGAGTGACGCACTGAACGAACTGGGTGCCTATATCGAGGCGAAGCGCCCCGATTGTGTGCTGTCATGGGACGTCACCAAGGGTGAGCTGAACCTCAATGTCACGCTGGGCAATATTGCCGGGCTGGTGGATTTTCTGAAAGGCGATGCCACCTGCCGTTTCTCGACGCTCGTGGATATCACGGCGGTGGATTATGCGGGGCGGGCGAAACGTTTTGATGTGGTGTACCACCTGCTGAGCATGTACCAGAACCACCGTATCCGTCTGCGTGTTGCGGTGCGTGAAAAGGATATGGTGCCGTCGCTGGTCGATGTGCACCCGTCGGCCAACTGGTTCGAACGCGAGATTTTCGACATGTTCGGCATCCTGTTTTCCGGCCATCCCGATCTGCGTCGCATCCTGACCGACTATGGTTTCCGCGGCTTCCCGCTGCGCAAGGACTTCCCAACCACGGGCTATACCGAAGTGCGTTATGACGAAGCGCAAAAGCGGGTGGTCTATGAACCGGTGTCACTGGTGCAGGAATACCGTCAGTTCGACTTTATGTCACCATGGGAGGGGGCGGAGTACATCCTGCCCGGTGATGATAAAGCGGAAGGTGCCAAGTAA
- a CDS encoding NuoB/complex I 20 kDa subunit family protein, translated as MAVTDAGVAGGYTAGPDREVATQELNAALQDKGFLVTSSADVINWARTGSLHWMTFGLACCAVEMMHTSMPRYDLERFGTAPRASPRQSDLMIVAGTLTNKMAPALRKVYDQMPEPRYVISMGSCANGGGYYHYSYSVVRGCDRIVPVDIYVPGCPPTAEALLYGILQLQKKMRRTGTIVR; from the coding sequence ATGGCAGTAACAGACGCAGGAGTCGCAGGCGGCTATACCGCCGGGCCGGACCGCGAGGTTGCCACGCAAGAGCTGAACGCAGCTTTGCAGGACAAGGGTTTTCTGGTCACGTCCTCGGCGGATGTGATCAACTGGGCGCGCACCGGTTCGCTGCACTGGATGACCTTCGGGTTGGCCTGCTGTGCGGTTGAAATGATGCACACCTCTATGCCGCGCTATGACCTTGAACGGTTCGGGACGGCGCCACGGGCCAGCCCGCGCCAGTCGGATTTGATGATCGTGGCCGGCACGCTGACCAACAAAATGGCGCCGGCTTTGCGCAAGGTTTACGATCAGATGCCAGAACCGCGCTATGTGATCTCTATGGGATCCTGCGCGAATGGCGGCGGCTATTATCACTATTCCTACAGCGTTGTGCGGGGCTGTGACCGGATTGTACCGGTAGACATCTATGTGCCCGGCTGCCCACCCACGGCAGAGGCGTTGTTGTATGGCATCCTGCAATTGCAGAAAAAGATGCGTCGGACAGGGACAATCGTACGATGA
- a CDS encoding hydroxymethylglutaryl-CoA lyase, whose product MSLGPCEIFEVGPRDGLQNEAGEIAVADKVALVDRLTDAGFRRIECASFVSPKWVPQMAGSGEVMAAIRRKDGVRYAALTPNMRGFEDALAAGVDEVAVFGSASEGFSQKNINASVAESLARFAPILEDARHRDIPVRGYVSCVVECPYDGAVAPAAVAEVADKLFAMGCYEISLGDTIGAGTPDSIARMLLAVRDVVPVGRLAGHYHDTQGRAMANIDASLSLGVRVFDAAVGGLGGCPYAPGASGNVATEAVNAHLTALGYETGLDQDVLEQAAGLAQAMRG is encoded by the coding sequence ATGTCTTTGGGACCATGCGAGATTTTCGAGGTCGGACCGCGCGACGGTTTGCAGAATGAGGCCGGCGAAATTGCCGTGGCGGATAAGGTTGCCTTGGTGGACCGGTTGACCGACGCGGGGTTTCGGCGGATTGAATGTGCCAGTTTTGTATCCCCCAAATGGGTGCCACAGATGGCTGGTTCCGGGGAGGTAATGGCCGCGATCCGGCGCAAGGACGGGGTGCGTTATGCTGCGTTGACGCCCAACATGCGCGGGTTTGAGGATGCTTTGGCGGCTGGCGTGGATGAGGTGGCGGTTTTTGGATCTGCCTCGGAAGGGTTTTCGCAAAAGAACATCAACGCCAGCGTTGCCGAGAGTCTGGCGCGCTTTGCGCCGATTTTGGAAGATGCGCGCCACCGCGATATTCCGGTGCGGGGTTATGTTTCCTGTGTGGTGGAATGCCCCTATGACGGGGCGGTGGCCCCGGCGGCAGTGGCAGAGGTGGCGGATAAGCTGTTTGCCATGGGCTGTTACGAGATTTCGCTGGGCGACACGATAGGCGCGGGCACACCCGACAGCATTGCCCGTATGTTGCTGGCGGTGCGGGATGTGGTGCCTGTGGGCCGTCTGGCAGGGCATTATCATGACACGCAGGGCCGTGCGATGGCCAATATTGATGCCTCCCTGTCTTTGGGGGTGCGGGTGTTTGATGCGGCTGTCGGTGGCTTGGGTGGATGCCCCTATGCGCCCGGTGCCAGCGGTAACGTCGCCACAGAGGCGGTGAACGCGCATTTGACAGCGCTTGGATATGAAACGGGTTTGGATCAGGACGTTCTGGAACAGGCCGCCGGATTGGCACAGGCGATGCGGGGCTGA
- a CDS encoding crotonase/enoyl-CoA hydratase family protein gives MFETITIEIDARGVATLTLAREDKHNAMSAQMLAELTLAAAELGADDAVRVVVLTGAGKSFCAGGDLGWMRDQRDMDSATRAAEAGKLATMLGALNRLPKPLIGRVQGNAFGGGVGMASVCDVAVGVESLKMGLTETRLGIIPATIGPYVIARMGEGRARRVFMSGRLFGAAEAVELGLLAKAVPAEDLDAAVEAEVVPYLSCAPGAVAAAKALALDLGGAATDEAVAMSIAALSARWETEEAAEGIGAFFDKRKAAWMVRCDCSGH, from the coding sequence ATGTTTGAGACAATAACGATCGAGATTGATGCACGGGGTGTGGCGACCCTGACACTGGCGCGAGAAGACAAGCATAACGCCATGTCGGCGCAGATGCTGGCAGAGCTGACGCTGGCGGCGGCTGAGCTGGGCGCGGATGATGCGGTGCGGGTTGTCGTACTGACCGGCGCGGGGAAATCCTTCTGTGCTGGGGGTGATCTGGGTTGGATGCGGGATCAGCGCGACATGGACAGCGCAACGCGCGCCGCGGAAGCGGGCAAGCTCGCCACGATGCTGGGCGCATTGAACCGGCTGCCGAAACCGTTGATCGGTCGGGTGCAGGGCAATGCCTTTGGCGGCGGTGTCGGCATGGCCAGTGTCTGTGATGTGGCGGTGGGGGTGGAGAGCCTCAAAATGGGGCTGACCGAGACGCGGCTGGGGATCATCCCGGCGACCATCGGACCTTATGTAATTGCACGGATGGGCGAGGGGCGGGCGCGGCGTGTCTTTATGTCGGGGCGGCTGTTCGGGGCGGCGGAAGCGGTTGAACTGGGCCTGTTGGCGAAAGCAGTGCCCGCCGAAGATCTGGACGCCGCAGTCGAGGCCGAAGTTGTACCCTATCTAAGCTGCGCACCGGGGGCGGTCGCGGCGGCCAAGGCGCTGGCGCTTGATCTGGGTGGTGCAGCGACGGACGAAGCTGTGGCGATGTCGATTGCCGCCTTGTCAGCCCGTTGGGAGACAGAAGAGGCTGCCGAGGGCATCGGCGCGTTCTTTGACAAACGCAAGGCGGCTTGGATGGTTCGATGTGATTGTTCGGGGCATTGA
- a CDS encoding NADH-quinone oxidoreductase subunit A — MDDMLREYLPILVFLAVAIGLGLVLILAAVVLAVRNPDPEKVSAYECGFNAFDDARMKFDVRFYLVSILFIIFDLEIAFLFPWAVAFKDISMVGFWSMMVFLGVLTAGFAYEWKKGALEWQ, encoded by the coding sequence TTGGACGATATGCTGCGGGAATACCTGCCTATCCTTGTTTTTCTGGCTGTTGCCATCGGTTTGGGCCTCGTCCTGATCCTTGCAGCCGTGGTTCTGGCGGTGCGCAATCCGGACCCTGAAAAAGTGTCTGCATATGAATGCGGGTTCAACGCCTTTGATGATGCGCGGATGAAATTCGATGTGCGCTTCTACTTGGTGTCAATTCTATTCATTATTTTCGACCTCGAAATCGCCTTTCTGTTCCCTTGGGCCGTCGCGTTTAAAGACATCTCTATGGTCGGGTTCTGGTCGATGATGGTGTTCCTTGGCGTGCTGACCGCAGGCTTTGCATATGAGTGGAAGAAAGGGGCGCTGGAATGGCAGTAA